One segment of Castanea sativa cultivar Marrone di Chiusa Pesio chromosome 3, ASM4071231v1 DNA contains the following:
- the LOC142627928 gene encoding uncharacterized protein LOC142627928 → MPQVESYDGSKDPLGHLESFKTIMHLQGVLDEIMYRAIPTRLKGPARIWYSRLTPNSISTFKELGAQFVSHFIGAHRYKKFTACLMSIRQWEDETLRSYIARFNKEALSIDEADDKILMATFTNRLWKVLYRVTKYMNAEDALLAREKKPRKRERQEDTRLDKGRKMARTGERWEDRHSKPPIGKFTSFTPLTAPIDQVLMQIKDEKALTFLCKLRGDPNKRSRDKYCRFHRDHGHDTADCYDLIVQKSSQNLFTGSSERTADEFCTKMARINNPIIGFSEEDARCLHHPHDDALVVSIRAGDYNMHRVLVDNGSLVDILYYPAFQQMGISIEQLVPKNTPLVCFGGTRVYPFGVVTLFVTVGDHP, encoded by the exons ATGCCCCAGGTGGAAAGTTATGATGGGTCCAAGGACCCCTTAGgccacttggaatctttcaagaccatAATGCACCTTCAAGGTGTACTAGATGAGATAATGTATAGGGCCATCCCCACTAGACTGAAGGGACCTGCAAGGATCTGGTATAGCAGGCTGACGCCTAACTCCATTAGCACTTTCAAGGAGTTAGGCGCTCAATTCGTGTCACACTTTATCGGGGCTCACCGGTATAAGAAATTCACCGCATGTCTGATGAGCATTAGGCAATGGGAAGACGAGACACTAAGATCGTACATAGCTCGTTTTAACAAAGAGGCTCTCTCGATAGATGAAGCGGACGACAAGATACTCATGGCAACATTCACCAACAGGCTgtggaagg TACTTTACAGGGTAACCAAATACATGAATGCGGAAGACGCGTTACTGGCCAGGGAAAAGAagcctagaaaaagggaaagacaggaagatacacGGCTAGACAAAGGACGGAAGATGGCCAGGACTGGAGAACGATGGGAGGACAGACATTCCAAGCCACCTATAGGAAAATTCACGAGCTTCACCCCTCTGACTGCTCCGATCGACCAAGTGCTAATGCAGATAAAGGATGAAAAAGCCTTGACCTTTCTCTGCAAATTGAGAGGAGATCCTAACAAAAGGTCAAGGGATAAATATTGCCGTTTCCATCGTGACCACGGCCACGATACAGCTGACTGCTACGACCT GATCGTCCAAAAAAGCTCGCAAAACTTATTTACGGGTAGTTCAGAGCGTACAGCTGACGAGTTCTGCACAAAAATGGCTCGAATCAATAACCCGATCATTGGGTTTTCGGAAGAGGATGCACGATGCCTTCACCATCcgcatgacgacgcgcttgtcgTCAGCATACGAGCAGGAGACTACAAtatgcatcgagttttggttGATAATGGAAGCTTAGTTgatatcctttactaccccgcattccagcagATGGGAATTAGTATAGAGCAACTAGTTCCAAAAAATACTCCACTTGTCTGCTTCGGAGGAACAAGGGTCTACCCCTTTGGCGTTGTCACATTGTTTGTGACGGTGGGAGATCACCCCTAG
- the LOC142627930 gene encoding uncharacterized protein LOC142627930: MYPNLFKGLGLKPDDLSKYDVPLVGFDGKTIVPRGMIKLLVQTGEEVVNADFIMVEAYSPYMAILASMGVVSSTLHVKLKYPTKGGVGELLGCQVVARQCMVVEIRHQASKIGSSESTPTL, translated from the coding sequence ATGTATCCAAATTTATTCAAAGGCTTGGGACTCAAGCCCGATGACCTTAGTAAGTATGATGTCCCCTTGGTTGGATTTGATGGAAAGACCATTGTTCCAAGGGGTATGATCAAGTTACTTGTTCAGACGGGAGAGGAGGTGGTGAATGCGGATTTCATTATGGTGGAGGCTTATTCACCCTATATGGCAATCTTAGCGAGTATGGGGGTTGTATCTTCAACTCTGCATGTAAAGTTGAAGTATCCTACCAAGGGAGGAGTTGGAGAGTTGTTGGGATGCCAGGTAGTAGCCAGGCAGTGTATGGTGGTAGAAATCAGGCACCAAGCCTCTAAAATCGGCTCTTCAGAGTCAACTCCTACCTTATAG
- the LOC142626851 gene encoding putative disease resistance RPP13-like protein 1: MSIVLEAVAGAALSAFFDVLIDKLSSPDLLNNFRRKNVDADLKNWETILQEISEVLDDAEEKQITKVSVKNWMAELEDLAYDADDILDEFATEALRRKVNAEEPSRSKIREFIPACCVGLNPSSMFDANMRSKIKGINTRLDGIVTRKNKLELLHGRRRTRTITSREPETSLVEPRTYGRDKDKKAIVKLLLSGESGGAQLSTISILGMGGLGKTTLAKLVYNDDEVGHYFVVKAWSCVSQDFDTLRVTKEILQDITSKTCNDNDLNLVQRELKKQLSGKKFLLILDDVWIENYFDWTKLRLPFESGAPGSKILITTRYANVSSTMGATHPYELRELSNEACLTMFTQHALGTSDFVEHLKVEERQKILERCKGLPLAAKALAGRLRTYDRDDWKKVLNGRIWDLFEKNTDVPSTLRLSYWYLPPSLKKCFAYCSLFPKDYKFEEKELILLWMAEGLVQETKEVKPMEDLGGEYFRDLLKRSFFQQSSSDESLFVMHDLMNDLAKWAAGDLCYRLEDQLGGSKISTKVRHFSYILSSNYIKKFDDFPKDMHLRTFLLLSSRFIDNLTNSDAISLLPQLRCLRVLSLSRYESFELPSSIGDLKHLRYLNLSYAKITCLPESTSSLCNLQTLILKDCSNLTKLPEKIENLVNLRHLDITNANSIIEMPVGIAKLKSLRTLTNFVVGKDKIVDLMNLESLRTLCISHMENMIDARKVNLKGKRNLDTLVMNWDDDLQDARVATDILDMLRPHGTMKTLSIKGYVGTKFPTWLGDSSFSNMVDLRIERCGKCSLLPSFGQLPSLKSLIIKRMDGVRSVGLEFYGEHCKEPFRSLVKLCFEDMHEWQDWSSCNQDFPCLHELSISKCPKLQEKLPHHLSSLEKLSIDACEQLVVSIPSHSVLQELIILGCKEVVHGYLKVEKLTIENCKELTSLCEDGLMSFVTLEIEIESCQSLVNIKLKSTLRTLTIKGCNALESLQFVMDEGGASSTSLLMNEENLSYIGNKNVSLLEHLKISNCPSLKCISTIIDLATMLKRLDIEECPNVTSLSSRDTLPTTLKFLRLADCPKLESIVEKLNKDTLLEHLLIYSCEKLKSLPRGLHELCHLQEIDIYRCNSLISLGDFLPTNLRSLEIEECEKLEALSNNMHNLNFLQDLSIRDCPSIVSFPEDGFPTNLRMLWLSGANLCNQVFELGLHRLTSLTYLEIGNGIMDSFPEEEDGKMMLMLPTSLTRLRFFSFPNLLFLSWKFFQNLSALEEISIGWCRNLASLSEKCFPPSLQRLYISFCAVLKQNCEKDKGIMWSKIANIPSVIIDGVEQQK, translated from the coding sequence ATGTCGATTGTCTTGGAGGCTGTCGCGGGGGCTGCTTTATCTGCTTTCTTTGATGTGTTGATTGACAAGTTAAGCTCCCCTGATTTGTTGAACAACTTTCGGCGAAAGAACGTTGATGCTGACCTCAAGAATTGGGAGACAATTTTACAGGAAATCAGTGAAGTTCTGGATGATGCAGAAGAGAAACAGATAACCAAGGTGTCTGTGAAGAACTGGATGGCTGAGCTCGAAGACTTGGCTTATGATGCGGACGACATCTTGGACGAGTTTGCTACTGAAGCTTTGCGACGTAAGGTGAATGCAGAAGAACCCAGCAGAAGTAAGATACGAGAGTTCATCCCTGCTTGTTGTGTGGGTTTGAATCCAAGTTCTATGTTTGATGCCAATATGAGATCCAAGATTAAAGGGATCAATACAAGGTTAGATGGAATTGTTACACGAAAGAATAAACTGGAATTGTTACACGGAAGGAGAAGGACTAGAACAATAACATCAAGGGAACCCGAAACTTCCCTGGTTGAACCTCGTACTTATGGTAGAGACAAAGATAAAAAGGCCATTGTCAAGTTATTGCTGAGTGGTGAATCTGGGGGTGCTCAACTCTCCACGATTTCCATACTTGGTATGGGAGGACTGGGTAAGACGACTCTTGCCAAACTAGTCTACAACGACGATGAGGTGGGCCattattttgttgtgaaagCATGGAGTTGTGTTTCTCAAGATTTTGACACTTTAAGGGTGACAAAAGAAATTCTACAAGATATAACTTCGAAGACTTGCAATGATAATGATTTAAATTTAGTTCAGCGCGAATTGAAGAAGCAATTATCTGGCAAGAAGTTCTTGCTCATTTTGGATGATGTTTGGATTGAAAACTATTTTGATTGGACTAAACTACGTCTTCCATTTGAATCTGGGGCTCCTGGAAGTAAGATTCTTATCACAACTCGGTATGCTAATGTTTCATCAACAATGGGCGCTACTCATCCATACGAGTTGAGAGAGTTATCAAATGAAGCTTGTTTGACCATGTTTACCCAACACGCACTGGGGACGTCAGACTTTGTTGAACATCTAAAGGTtgaagaaagacaaaaaattttagAGAGGTGCAAGGGCTTACCTTTGGCAGCAAAGGCTCTCGCAGGCCGTCTACGTACATACGATCGTGATGATTGGAAAAAAGTACTAAATGGCAGGATATGGGATTTGTTTGAAAAGAACACTGATGTTCCTTCAACTTTACGATTAAGCTATTGGTACCTCCCTCCAAGTTTAAAGAAATGTTTTGCTTATTGTTCACTATTTCCAAAGGATTATAAATTTGAGGAGAAAGAGCTAATCCTGTTATGGATGGCAGAAGGTTTGGTTCAAGAAACTAAAGAAGTGAAGCCAATGGAAGATCTTGGTGGTGAGTATTTTCGTGATCTACTCAAGAGATCATTTTTTCAACAATCAAGTAGTGATGAATCACTCTTTGTCATGCATGACCTCATGAATGATTTAGCTAAATGGGCAGCGGGAGACTTGTGCTATAGGTTGGAAGATCAATTGGGAGGTAGTAAGATTTCTACAAAGGTACgacatttttcttatattctttcAAGTAATTACATCAAAAAGTTTGATGACTTCCCCAAAGATATGCATTTACGgactttccttctgctatcatcAAGATTCATAGACAACTTAACAAATTCTGATGCTATTTCTTTGTTGCCACAATTAAGATGCTTAAGGGTATTATCTTTAAGTAGATATGAAAGCTTTGAGCTACCAAGCTCAATCGGTGATTTGAAACATCTGAGATACCTCAACCTTTCTTATGCTAAGATAACATGTCTACCAGAATCAACAAGTTCTTTATGCAATCTACAAACATTGATATTGAAAGATTGTTCCAATCTCACAAAATTAccagaaaaaattgaaaatttggtcAATCTTCGACATCTCGATATTACAAATGCAAATTCAATTATAGAGATGCCAGTGGGAATAGCAAAATTAAAGAGCTTACGAACACTAACTAATTTTGTTGTGGGGAAAGATAAGATAGTGGACTTGATGAATTTGGAATCTCTTAGAACACTTTGTATTTCTCACATGGAGAACATGATTGATGCAAGAAAGGTCAATTTAAAAGGTAAGAGGAATTTAGATACATTGGTGATGAATTGGGATGATGATTTACAAGATGCAAGAGTTGCAACAGATATTCTTGACATGTTACGACCTCATGGAACGATGAAAACACTTTCCATTAAGGGTTATGTTGGAACAAAATTCCCAACTTGGTTAGGagattcttctttttctaatatGGTGGACCTAAGGATTGAGAGGTGTGGAAAATGCAGTCTCTTACCTTCTTTTGGGCAACTACCGTCTCTCAAGAGCCTTATTATTAAGAGAATGGATGGGGTCCGGAGTGTCGGTCTTGAGTTTTATGGGGAACATTGCAAGGAACCATTTCGAAGCTTAGTGAAACTTTGCTTTGAGGATATGCATGAATGGCAAGATTGGAGTTCTTGCAACCAAGACTTCCCTTGCTTGCATGAGCTTTCTATCTCTAAGTGCCCcaaattgcaagaaaaattgCCCCATCATCTATCGTCATTGGAAAAACTTTCCATTGATGCATGCGAGCAATTGGTTGTTTCAATTCCAAGCCATTCAGTGCTTCAAGAATTAATAATTTTGGGATGTAAAGAAGTTGTGCATGGGTATTTGAAGGTAGAAAAGCTAACTATAGAAAATTGTAAGGAGCTGACATCTTTATGTGAAGATGGGCTTATGTCCTTTGTTACACTAGAAATTGAAATCGAATCATGCCAAAGTCTTGTAAACATCAAGTTGAAGTCTACATTAAGGACACTAACAATCAAAGGCTGTAATGCTTTGGAATCCTTGCAATTTGTGATGGATGAGGGAGGGGCTTCTTCAACTTCTTTATTGATGAATGAGGAGAATCTTAGCTACATTGGTAACAAAAATGTATCTCTTCTTGAGCACTTGAAAATTTCTAATTGTCCGTCCCTAAAATGCATATCAACAATAATCGACCTAGCTACCATGCTTAAACGCCTTGATATTGAAGAATGCCCAAATGTAACATCTTTATCATCGAGAGACACGTTACCTACCACCCTTAAATTCCTTAGGCTAGCAGATTGTCCAAAACTGGAGTCAATAGTAGAAAAGTTAAACAAGGATACGTTACTTGAACATCTTTTAATTTATAGCTGTGAAAAGCTTAAGAGCTTACCGAGAGGCCTACACGAACTCTGTCACCTCCAAGAGATTGATATATACAGGTGTAATAGTCTTATCTCTTTAGGAGATTTTCTGCCCACCAACTTAAGAAGTCTTGAAATCGAAGAATGTGAGAAACTGGAGGCCTTGTCGAACAACATGCACAACCTCAACTTTCTTCAAGATTTGTCAATACGTGACTGTCCAAGTATCGTATCCTTTCCGGAAGATGGTTTCCCCACCAACCTTAGAATGCTTTGGTTGTCAGGGGCGAATCTCTGTAACCAAGTATTTGAGTTGGGACTGCACAGACTCACGTCGCTTACATATCTCGAGATTGGTAATGGAATTATGGATTCGTTTCCAGAAGAGGAAGATGGGAAGATGATGTTGATGTTGCCTACATCTCTCACTAGACTGAGGTTTTTTAGTTTTCCAAATTTGTTATTCCTCTCTTGGAAGTTCTTTCAAAACCTCTCTGCACTTGAAGAAATTTCCATCGGTTGGTGCCGTAACCTTGCGTCTCTCTCAGAGAAGTGTTTTCCTCCCTCGCTTCAGCGACTTTATATCTCTTTTTGTGCTGTGCTGAAACAAAACTGCGAGAAAGACAAAGGGATAATGTGGTCAAAGATTGCCAACATCCCTTCGGTTATAATTGATGGCGTGGAGCAGCAGAAATAA